One window from the genome of Gimesia aquarii encodes:
- a CDS encoding SOUL family heme-binding protein, with protein sequence MMVRKRMIYFSVVIVVSLLGYFGWKLTARSAYESAEYKLLESENSFETREYPDLTLVTTNMQFDSQGDDGSFMRLFRYIDGANDDQQKVAMTTPVFMEPEGSEESGQMGFVVPKIVTKQGVPQPVNKKVRVQKRVGGRFAVIRFNGRLNEKTVAKEEEKLRKWMSKKGLIADGDSEYAGYDPPWTPGPFRRNEVLIRLK encoded by the coding sequence ATGATGGTTAGAAAACGAATGATCTATTTCAGTGTTGTCATCGTAGTTAGCTTACTTGGCTATTTTGGTTGGAAGTTGACAGCCAGAAGTGCTTATGAATCAGCCGAATACAAGTTACTTGAATCAGAGAACTCCTTTGAAACTCGCGAATATCCAGACCTCACGCTGGTAACGACCAATATGCAGTTTGATTCGCAAGGTGACGATGGAAGCTTTATGCGATTATTTCGTTATATAGACGGTGCCAATGACGATCAGCAAAAAGTAGCTATGACGACACCCGTTTTCATGGAACCTGAAGGCTCTGAGGAATCAGGTCAAATGGGATTTGTTGTCCCAAAAATCGTCACGAAGCAAGGTGTTCCCCAGCCGGTTAATAAGAAAGTTCGAGTGCAAAAACGTGTTGGTGGGCGTTTTGCCGTGATCCGATTTAACGGAAGATTAAATGAAAAAACAGTCGCAAAAGAAGAAGAAAAATTACGCAAGTGGATGAGCAAAAAAGGTCTGATTGCTGATGGTGATTCTGAGTACGCGGGCTACGATCCTCCCTGGACTCCCGGTCCCTTCCGCCGCAATGAAGTTCTGATTCGATTGAAGTAA
- a CDS encoding MJ1477/TM1410 family putative glycoside hydrolase, with amino-acid sequence MNHLSHLLYLFFVFTPILLHGEERITLNARSMTYVLQAEKLASSRNEAVKRLASSGRDLIVLDYAYNTDINGLWTSEEIESIRKGKFARKVVAYISIGEAENYRPYWQSHWDTNQDGQPDKGAPSFLNTLNPDWEGNYKVRYWCRSWQNIILKYVDEIMKQGFDGIYLDIVDAFEFYEYDAKNKKWVDNRINPATGNTYRQDMIAWVHKIALHARKTKPHFLIIPQNAAQLLTEPEYVNSIDSIGIEDLFTTGNKKQKLDHIEGMIRFLKNIQRVRKPVFLIEYGKKKDLREFSAKNANFNKMFLLFTNRNLSILGTSASEN; translated from the coding sequence ATGAATCACCTTTCTCACCTATTATATTTGTTTTTTGTCTTCACACCAATTCTTCTCCATGGGGAGGAAAGAATCACTTTAAATGCAAGGTCAATGACCTATGTCCTTCAAGCTGAAAAACTTGCCTCTTCTAGAAATGAGGCGGTCAAGAGACTGGCATCGAGCGGACGTGATCTCATCGTTTTAGATTATGCGTATAATACAGATATAAATGGACTATGGACTTCAGAGGAAATCGAGAGTATTCGTAAAGGTAAGTTTGCTCGCAAAGTTGTTGCGTACATTTCAATCGGTGAGGCCGAAAATTATCGTCCCTATTGGCAAAGTCACTGGGATACAAACCAAGACGGCCAGCCTGACAAAGGAGCACCGTCATTTTTGAATACCCTTAATCCAGATTGGGAAGGAAACTATAAGGTACGTTATTGGTGCAGGTCGTGGCAGAATATCATCCTGAAATATGTAGACGAAATAATGAAGCAAGGATTTGATGGAATTTATCTGGATATTGTCGATGCCTTTGAATTCTACGAATATGACGCGAAGAACAAGAAATGGGTAGACAATCGAATAAACCCTGCAACCGGCAATACCTACCGTCAAGACATGATTGCATGGGTCCACAAGATTGCACTACATGCGCGTAAAACCAAACCTCACTTTTTAATCATTCCTCAAAATGCGGCACAACTATTGACAGAACCCGAATATGTAAATTCCATAGATTCAATCGGTATTGAGGATCTCTTCACAACTGGAAATAAAAAACAGAAGCTGGATCACATCGAAGGAATGATCAGATTCCTCAAAAATATTCAAAGAGTCCGCAAGCCTGTCTTTCTCATTGAATATGGAAAGAAGAAAGATTTAAGAGAGTTTTCAGCCAAGAATGCAAATTTTAATAAGATGTTTCTGTTATTCACAAACCGAAATCTCTCAATTCTAGGTACTTCTGCCAGTGAAAACTGA
- a CDS encoding AraC family transcriptional regulator: MAYRPQIAVLVETSKTYGRGIIEGISQYVRSHRHWSIFINERGLDDPLPEWIEQRPTDGILLRTSNATVFDAVKKLKIPTVSLGEIYDPHFPIVHTNDRRLAILAAQEFLHRGYKTIGFAGIQGTTWSDIRYQAIVNFLDQSIFHSCCDPSNAEGGLLDWPTHQAELTKWLQEIPKPAGIIAAYDVIGVRVLDVCNELGIAVPAEVAVIGIDDDQYLCELANPPLSSVAHSLQEIGYRACSVLDQIMQGGAVPDEPILIEPQGVIARQSSDIFAIDDPLIAKAIQYIRDHACDGINVNDVLKRFPLTRATLTRRFEKYIGHSAKEEIMRLQMIRVKELLTETDFNLEKIAKLSGYNHVEHMSTIFKTKNAITPGKYRERSKTES, encoded by the coding sequence ATGGCTTATCGACCGCAGATTGCTGTTCTTGTGGAAACATCCAAAACATATGGGCGCGGGATTATTGAGGGAATTTCCCAATATGTAAGGAGCCATCGTCACTGGTCTATTTTTATCAACGAACGAGGTTTGGATGATCCTTTACCTGAGTGGATTGAGCAACGCCCCACTGATGGAATCCTGTTAAGAACTTCCAACGCGACTGTGTTTGATGCAGTCAAGAAACTCAAGATTCCCACAGTTTCACTTGGGGAAATATATGATCCCCATTTTCCCATCGTACACACGAACGATCGACGCCTGGCGATTTTGGCTGCTCAGGAATTTCTACATCGAGGTTATAAAACAATCGGTTTTGCGGGTATTCAGGGCACAACCTGGTCAGACATTCGATATCAAGCTATCGTCAATTTTCTAGATCAATCAATATTTCACTCCTGCTGTGATCCATCGAACGCTGAAGGTGGCCTCTTAGACTGGCCAACTCATCAAGCGGAATTGACAAAGTGGCTCCAGGAAATTCCCAAACCAGCAGGGATCATTGCAGCTTATGATGTCATCGGCGTTCGGGTGTTAGACGTTTGCAATGAACTTGGGATTGCCGTTCCAGCCGAAGTTGCCGTCATTGGAATTGATGATGATCAGTATCTTTGCGAACTTGCAAACCCACCTTTGAGTAGTGTTGCACACAGTCTTCAGGAAATAGGATATCGTGCATGTTCCGTTTTGGATCAAATTATGCAAGGAGGAGCAGTACCAGATGAGCCAATTTTGATTGAACCACAAGGTGTGATTGCGCGTCAGTCGAGTGATATTTTTGCCATCGATGATCCACTCATTGCAAAAGCAATTCAATACATTCGTGATCATGCCTGTGATGGAATCAATGTGAATGATGTGCTAAAAAGATTCCCATTAACAAGAGCCACATTGACACGCCGATTCGAAAAGTACATTGGGCACTCTGCCAAAGAAGAAATCATGCGATTGCAAATGATTCGTGTAAAAGAGCTGCTGACGGAAACCGATTTCAATCTGGAGAAAATTGCAAAGCTCTCTGGATACAATCACGTCGAACACATGAGCACAATCTTTAAAACCAAAAATGCAATCACCCCAGGCAAATATCGCGAAAGGTCAAAAACAGAATCTTGA
- a CDS encoding DUF1559 domain-containing protein yields MKSLTRRRGFTLIELLVVIAIIAILIALLLPAVQQAREAARRSTCKNNLKQIGLALHNYHDVHRTFPPAISAQNDDANGYTEQGNWGWPAYCFPFLDQAALYNQMDVSGQSLAQALADPVLASVAATPLPVFSCPSDPKPEINDSRRIRDSANQPHFVAGSNYVGSAGHNFSRMVEPVGTEFWNRPTGIFYKNSKVRIRDIIDGTSNTILVGERVYGKLPVSGGNNGRAGTAFGTSGSTGDWRGIPDVSFAAGVPMNDTLHWAFDRATSSQHVGGLHFLLCDGAVRFVSENVNQGGGGWGHDNAVYELLCAINDSEVIGEF; encoded by the coding sequence ATGAAAAGCTTAACCAGGCGTCGTGGTTTTACGCTCATTGAATTGTTGGTAGTCATTGCCATTATTGCCATTTTGATTGCTTTGTTGCTTCCTGCAGTGCAACAGGCCCGAGAAGCTGCTCGAAGGAGTACATGCAAAAATAACCTGAAACAGATTGGTTTGGCGCTCCATAACTATCACGATGTGCACCGCACTTTCCCTCCTGCAATTTCAGCACAAAATGACGATGCGAATGGGTATACAGAGCAAGGAAACTGGGGATGGCCCGCTTACTGCTTCCCATTTCTTGATCAGGCTGCATTATACAATCAAATGGATGTTTCTGGTCAAAGTCTGGCACAGGCTTTAGCTGACCCCGTGTTGGCAAGTGTAGCTGCGACACCACTGCCCGTTTTCTCATGCCCTTCCGATCCAAAGCCTGAGATTAACGATTCACGTCGAATCAGAGACTCGGCAAATCAACCTCATTTTGTTGCAGGATCTAATTATGTGGGGAGTGCGGGACATAATTTTTCGAGAATGGTGGAACCAGTTGGGACGGAATTCTGGAATCGCCCTACAGGTATTTTTTATAAAAATAGTAAAGTTCGAATTCGTGATATTATTGATGGGACGAGCAATACGATTCTAGTGGGAGAACGTGTTTATGGAAAACTTCCTGTATCCGGAGGAAATAACGGAAGAGCCGGGACTGCATTTGGAACGTCGGGTTCGACGGGTGACTGGAGAGGGATTCCCGATGTAAGTTTTGCAGCAGGCGTTCCCATGAATGATACTTTGCACTGGGCTTTTGATCGCGCGACTTCCAGTCAACATGTTGGAGGACTTCATTTCCTTCTTTGTGATGGAGCGGTTCGCTTTGTGAGTGAAAATGTGAATCAAGGTGGCGGTGGTTGGGGGCACGATAATGCCGTCTATGAATTGTTATGTGCCATTAATGACTCTGAAGTGATCGGTGAATTCTAA
- a CDS encoding carboxypeptidase-like regulatory domain-containing protein — MSRAKCLVLFFLSFLLLQVGCGDRGDRPELAHVSGTITLDGNPVECARVMFMPTEGGAPRGAIGVSNPDGKYELIYINEKGCPPGKFKVAITTRGQKYDDEGNFVGAREESIPAKYHNENKTKLTANISLDDENVVDFSLKSE, encoded by the coding sequence ATGTCTCGCGCCAAATGTCTTGTTCTGTTCTTTTTGTCGTTCCTGTTATTACAGGTTGGTTGCGGTGATCGTGGCGATCGTCCCGAACTTGCGCATGTTTCTGGAACCATCACCCTTGACGGAAATCCTGTCGAGTGCGCCAGGGTGATGTTCATGCCCACCGAGGGAGGAGCACCGCGGGGTGCAATCGGAGTTAGCAACCCAGACGGAAAGTACGAATTGATCTATATCAATGAAAAAGGGTGCCCCCCTGGAAAGTTCAAAGTAGCCATCACGACGCGCGGACAAAAATATGATGATGAAGGGAATTTTGTTGGCGCGCGGGAAGAATCGATCCCGGCGAAATATCACAACGAAAATAAAACTAAGTTGACGGCTAACATTTCTCTGGATGATGAGAACGTGGTCGATTTTTCCTTAAAATCAGAATAG
- a CDS encoding alpha-L-fucosidase, with product MPSSWVIQVLTLSSLIGLASSEANAQDKQQPILSESVLLEKIEAGAQKGPFQPDWNSLEKYKIPTWYQDAKFGIFIHWGAYSVPAFGSEWYPRWMYIDKKTWRGNTYAHHAKTYGLHKDFGYKDFIPLLTGDNFNAAQWVKLFKDAGARYVVPVAEHHDGFAMYDSNLTRWNAVDMGPKRDIIGLLEKETRKAGLKFGVSSHRAFNWAYFPRKPHFDNVNPHYFDLYGRDHEFLYADDVYDLSKPWPPQDMVFKNHWLARTGELVEKYHPDLIWFDFGISPIWVKSYDTNPFQKHLKKFAAYYYNDAAKNHQEVVLNYKLNAFPENAAVLDIERGKLAGIRPLLWQTDTCVSFNSWGHIRDQHYKPVNLIVDDLVDIVSKNGVLLLNVCPKPDGSIPQMEQDMLRKIGGWLKMNGEAIYETRPWLTYGEGPSVTIEGEKQEEKNKGFTAQDIRFTTRGDTLYAIILGWPEERQVLIKSLAKKDNGTLKNVRRIKLLGSEDSVKWKQTSTSLKVILPEKSPCDFAVVLKIE from the coding sequence ATGCCCTCTTCATGGGTCATTCAGGTTCTAACTTTATCTTCACTCATTGGCTTGGCTTCGTCTGAGGCGAATGCGCAAGATAAGCAGCAGCCGATACTCTCAGAAAGCGTACTTCTTGAGAAGATTGAAGCTGGTGCTCAAAAAGGCCCCTTTCAACCTGATTGGAACTCTCTCGAAAAATACAAGATTCCAACGTGGTATCAGGATGCCAAGTTTGGAATTTTTATTCATTGGGGGGCTTACAGCGTGCCCGCTTTTGGAAGTGAGTGGTATCCCCGTTGGATGTATATCGATAAAAAAACATGGCGTGGAAATACTTATGCACATCATGCCAAAACCTATGGTCTCCACAAGGATTTTGGTTATAAAGATTTCATTCCCTTATTAACGGGAGATAATTTTAACGCGGCGCAGTGGGTAAAACTCTTCAAAGATGCGGGAGCACGCTATGTAGTGCCAGTCGCAGAACACCATGATGGTTTCGCTATGTACGATAGTAATCTGACGCGTTGGAATGCAGTCGACATGGGGCCTAAGCGAGATATCATTGGCTTACTTGAAAAAGAAACTCGCAAAGCGGGGCTGAAATTTGGGGTTTCCAGTCATCGTGCATTTAATTGGGCGTACTTTCCACGTAAGCCACATTTTGATAATGTTAATCCTCACTATTTTGATCTGTATGGTCGTGATCATGAATTTCTATACGCGGATGATGTGTATGACTTGAGTAAACCCTGGCCTCCACAGGACATGGTATTTAAAAACCATTGGCTAGCCCGTACGGGTGAACTGGTAGAAAAATATCATCCTGATCTGATCTGGTTTGATTTTGGGATTTCTCCGATCTGGGTGAAATCCTATGACACCAATCCGTTTCAAAAACACCTCAAAAAATTTGCTGCGTACTACTACAACGATGCAGCAAAAAATCATCAAGAGGTTGTGCTGAATTATAAATTGAACGCATTTCCGGAAAACGCAGCCGTGTTGGATATCGAACGCGGCAAGCTGGCGGGGATTCGCCCGCTACTTTGGCAAACGGATACTTGTGTCAGCTTTAATTCCTGGGGACATATCCGTGATCAGCACTACAAACCTGTGAATTTAATCGTAGATGATCTGGTTGATATCGTCTCAAAAAATGGGGTGTTGCTTCTCAATGTGTGTCCCAAACCTGATGGCAGCATTCCCCAGATGGAACAGGACATGTTACGAAAAATTGGCGGATGGCTGAAAATGAATGGAGAGGCGATTTACGAAACACGTCCCTGGTTAACTTATGGAGAAGGGCCCAGTGTGACCATCGAAGGTGAAAAACAGGAAGAGAAAAACAAGGGATTTACTGCCCAGGATATTCGCTTCACTACTCGAGGTGATACTCTCTATGCCATTATTCTTGGTTGGCCGGAAGAACGGCAGGTTTTGATCAAATCTTTGGCTAAGAAAGATAATGGTACACTGAAGAATGTCAGAAGGATTAAGCTGCTTGGCTCTGAAGATTCAGTGAAGTGGAAGCAAACCAGCACTTCTTTGAAAGTGATCTTACCTGAAAAAAGTCCTTGTGATTTTGCTGTGGTACTAAAAATTGAATAG
- a CDS encoding RNA polymerase sigma factor, which yields MLNDDEKSLFLNWLDENGATVMKVARAYTLTSEECQDLAQEILLQAWRSLPNFERKAAPATWFYRVALQTAMNWNRKDKPRRSKQQPLLEVQAIATDCVDSAEQAQHRDTVEQLYKAINQLPKTDAALVLLYLDELSYREMAEVLGISENNVGVKLNRAKKVLNELMKGQSHEP from the coding sequence TTGCTGAACGATGATGAAAAGTCATTATTCTTGAACTGGCTAGACGAGAATGGCGCCACTGTAATGAAGGTTGCGCGTGCTTATACCCTCACTAGTGAGGAATGTCAGGACCTGGCTCAGGAAATTCTGCTGCAAGCTTGGCGATCCCTACCAAACTTCGAGCGTAAGGCTGCTCCTGCAACGTGGTTTTATCGAGTCGCACTACAAACCGCTATGAATTGGAATAGAAAGGACAAACCGCGACGATCAAAACAACAACCGTTACTGGAGGTGCAGGCCATAGCAACTGACTGTGTTGACAGCGCAGAGCAAGCTCAGCATCGAGATACCGTTGAACAACTCTACAAAGCAATCAACCAGTTACCGAAAACCGACGCGGCGTTGGTACTGCTTTACCTTGATGAACTCAGCTATCGAGAGATGGCCGAAGTATTAGGCATCTCTGAAAACAATGTGGGTGTGAAATTGAATCGGGCAAAAAAAGTTTTAAACGAACTGATGAAAGGCCAGTCACATGAACCCTGA
- a CDS encoding DUF1559 domain-containing protein — MKNQKGFTLIELLVVIAIIAILIALLLPAVQQAREAARRSSCKNNMKQIGLALHNYHDVFSSLPPGSITLLNSSGTTYNGHGWTWHASILPYIDQAPLYNQIQGPDSSGMGSESGGSTSTKQRLAGRTAIPVFRCPSQPDASRGPQKDLYQTSNYNGNMGTLIGSSGDNCYSGPITTAAQMAAPGGCMNADGVFFISSNVTFRDVTDGLSNTIFVSEVIDSGGDANMLGGAGSDRKYCFSGGADSNPPTEMTEYLIAAENNDPINSYGEEAAGSYHVGGAHFVLGDGRVRFLSENIDMATYRALSTRAKRETLGEF, encoded by the coding sequence ATGAAGAATCAAAAAGGTTTTACTCTGATTGAACTCCTGGTTGTCATCGCAATTATCGCAATCTTGATTGCGTTATTGTTGCCAGCAGTCCAACAAGCTCGTGAGGCTGCTCGTCGTAGTAGTTGTAAAAATAATATGAAACAAATTGGACTGGCGTTACATAATTATCACGACGTCTTTAGTTCATTACCGCCGGGTAGTATCACTTTGCTTAATTCATCCGGAACAACTTACAATGGTCATGGTTGGACTTGGCATGCAAGTATTTTACCTTATATCGACCAAGCACCTCTTTATAATCAGATACAAGGACCTGATTCCAGTGGAATGGGCTCGGAGTCTGGTGGTTCAACCAGCACCAAGCAGCGCTTGGCGGGTAGAACAGCCATTCCTGTATTTCGCTGTCCTTCTCAGCCAGATGCCAGTCGGGGACCTCAGAAAGATTTGTATCAAACTTCAAACTACAACGGAAATATGGGAACCCTAATTGGTAGTTCTGGCGACAACTGCTACAGTGGCCCCATAACTACCGCGGCTCAAATGGCAGCACCGGGTGGGTGTATGAACGCCGACGGTGTGTTTTTCATAAGTAGTAACGTCACCTTTCGTGATGTTACTGATGGCCTCTCAAACACAATCTTTGTCAGTGAGGTCATTGATTCAGGTGGAGACGCCAACATGCTCGGTGGTGCAGGTAGCGATCGTAAATATTGCTTTTCTGGTGGGGCTGATAGCAATCCTCCGACTGAGATGACTGAGTACCTTATTGCTGCTGAAAATAATGATCCTATCAATTCATATGGTGAAGAAGCAGCGGGCAGCTATCATGTGGGGGGCGCACATTTTGTGCTTGGTGATGGTAGAGTACGATTTCTTTCAGAGAACATCGATATGGCGACTTATCGAGCGCTCAGCACAAGAGCTAAAAGAGAAACATTAGGTGAATTCTAA
- a CDS encoding transthyretin-like family protein, protein MKRSVEIMEIKKTFFLMFTYLVLCVCAFGCGGPASDQPDLGLVKGVITFDGTPLARATVTFLPDSGRRAIATTDAEGKYELIYIRDTPGCKIGHNKVAITTLTEGEDEVEQEGDDAQVEIKSVKEKIPAKYNTKTELEADVKAGENTFDFNLTGL, encoded by the coding sequence ATGAAAAGGTCAGTAGAAATTATGGAAATTAAGAAAACGTTTTTTTTAATGTTTACCTATTTGGTTCTCTGTGTATGTGCCTTTGGCTGCGGCGGGCCAGCAAGTGATCAACCCGACCTGGGGTTGGTAAAAGGTGTTATCACGTTTGATGGGACACCACTTGCTAGAGCAACCGTCACCTTTCTTCCCGACTCTGGTCGCAGGGCGATTGCAACTACTGATGCAGAGGGAAAATATGAATTAATCTACATCCGGGATACTCCGGGATGTAAAATAGGCCACAATAAAGTCGCCATTACTACTTTGACCGAAGGGGAAGATGAAGTTGAACAGGAAGGTGATGATGCTCAGGTGGAGATCAAATCAGTGAAGGAGAAGATTCCTGCAAAGTATAATACCAAGACTGAACTTGAGGCAGATGTCAAAGCAGGAGAGAACACGTTTGATTTCAACCTGACTGGACTTTAA
- a CDS encoding amidohydrolase: protein MRMNVVNKIVLSVCCLLAIRAFQIQNSWADEGPTNGLSSSQRTAVDDVTHRSDELKAVNHAIWNFAEIGLEETKSSQLLIDKLKQAGFRVKSGVSDMPTAFVASYGSGKPIIGILAEYDALPGLSQKTVAYREPQVEGGAGHACGHSGLGTAALGAALAVKKTIDEHKLKGTVRLYGTPAEETGLGKVYMLLDGQFKDLDIALHWHPSSKTNVHLGSSKALVSVKFTFTGLPAHASVSPESGVSALDAVELMNTGVNFMREHVKEDARMHYVIIDGGGQPNVVPAKATVWYYVRANSHEDLERNFKWVVDIAKGAALMTRTKLKAYVDTDNHELIPNTPLSELIHKKLTAIGPPEFSEEEKQFARRIQQPLIDKFGQDFPVAIDNRIHSLLESKTSTKGSTDVGDISWHIPTGGLRTTCFAAGNPGHSWQNVACIGSSIGDKGIIYAAQALAATTVELMENPALVTAAKADFDQRMQKRKYITLIPKGQKPPVKIK, encoded by the coding sequence ATGCGAATGAATGTGGTTAATAAAATTGTGCTGTCAGTTTGCTGTCTATTGGCGATCCGGGCGTTTCAAATACAAAATAGCTGGGCTGATGAAGGACCAACTAACGGCTTGAGTTCATCTCAACGGACGGCTGTAGATGATGTCACTCATCGATCTGATGAATTGAAGGCAGTTAATCATGCGATCTGGAATTTCGCGGAAATCGGTTTAGAGGAAACGAAATCGTCACAGTTGCTGATTGATAAATTAAAACAAGCGGGATTTCGTGTCAAAAGTGGTGTATCTGATATGCCGACGGCTTTTGTGGCCAGTTACGGCAGTGGTAAACCGATTATCGGAATTTTAGCTGAGTATGATGCCCTTCCTGGCTTGTCTCAAAAAACAGTGGCTTATCGCGAGCCCCAGGTAGAAGGGGGAGCAGGGCATGCTTGTGGGCATAGCGGTTTGGGAACAGCTGCTTTGGGAGCGGCTCTCGCGGTTAAAAAAACGATCGATGAGCACAAGCTTAAAGGCACCGTTCGATTGTATGGTACACCGGCTGAGGAAACCGGTCTAGGCAAGGTCTATATGTTACTGGATGGGCAGTTTAAAGATCTGGATATTGCATTGCATTGGCATCCTTCTTCTAAAACGAACGTGCATTTAGGAAGTTCGAAAGCTTTGGTTTCCGTCAAATTTACATTCACCGGGCTGCCTGCACATGCTTCGGTTAGTCCGGAAAGTGGTGTGAGCGCCTTGGATGCTGTCGAGTTAATGAATACCGGTGTCAATTTTATGCGGGAGCATGTTAAAGAAGATGCGCGGATGCACTATGTGATTATTGATGGAGGTGGCCAGCCGAATGTCGTTCCGGCTAAAGCGACTGTCTGGTATTATGTGCGGGCCAATTCTCACGAAGATCTGGAGAGAAACTTTAAATGGGTGGTTGATATCGCCAAAGGTGCTGCACTGATGACGCGAACCAAACTCAAAGCATACGTCGATACAGATAATCATGAGTTGATACCCAACACGCCACTTTCAGAATTGATCCACAAAAAATTGACGGCAATTGGGCCTCCCGAATTTTCGGAAGAGGAAAAACAATTTGCACGCCGGATTCAACAGCCATTGATTGATAAATTTGGTCAGGACTTTCCTGTGGCGATTGATAACCGGATTCATTCACTACTCGAATCCAAAACTTCAACAAAAGGTTCTACCGATGTGGGAGATATCAGTTGGCATATTCCCACTGGTGGGTTGCGTACTACCTGCTTTGCGGCAGGTAATCCCGGTCATAGTTGGCAGAATGTGGCCTGTATCGGTTCTTCAATAGGTGATAAAGGAATTATCTATGCTGCCCAGGCATTAGCTGCTACAACAGTTGAACTGATGGAGAATCCAGCTCTGGTAACAGCGGCCAAAGCAGACTTTGATCAACGGATGCAAAAACGGAAATACATCACTTTGATTCCGAAAGGACAAAAGCCGCCCGTTAAAATTAAATAG
- a CDS encoding protein-L-isoaspartate(D-aspartate) O-methyltransferase: MENSTYKQNTNQWNEARQKMVATQLVSRGVSDRRVLDAMSHVPREEFVSPEKKTFSYNDCALPIDCNQTISQPFTVAFMCEAAQLNGDESVLEVGSGSGYGAAVLSLLAHEVHTIERIPELAQQAFERLRRLGFLNVHVYSNDGTLGVLEAAPFDAIIVTAGAESLPSPYLNQLKEGGRIIIPIGTEHAGQTMYRFTLKNGKLSEENLGAFAFVPLIGEYGWPV, encoded by the coding sequence ATGGAAAATTCAACATATAAGCAAAACACGAATCAATGGAATGAAGCACGACAAAAAATGGTGGCAACTCAACTCGTGTCTCGGGGTGTTAGCGATCGCCGCGTCCTGGATGCAATGAGCCATGTTCCTCGTGAGGAATTCGTTTCACCTGAAAAAAAGACGTTTAGCTATAACGATTGTGCCTTACCCATTGATTGTAACCAGACGATTTCTCAACCGTTTACCGTCGCCTTTATGTGTGAAGCCGCTCAATTGAATGGTGATGAAAGCGTGTTAGAAGTTGGTAGTGGATCAGGGTACGGCGCTGCCGTTTTATCTTTGCTGGCTCACGAGGTTCATACCATCGAACGGATACCAGAATTAGCACAACAGGCATTCGAACGGTTACGCCGTCTTGGTTTTTTGAATGTACACGTCTACTCTAACGATGGTACATTAGGGGTATTAGAAGCGGCTCCCTTTGATGCCATCATTGTAACAGCGGGAGCAGAATCATTACCCTCCCCCTACCTCAACCAGCTAAAGGAAGGAGGTAGAATCATCATCCCCATCGGAACAGAACATGCTGGTCAAACGATGTATCGGTTTACGCTAAAGAATGGTAAACTATCCGAGGAAAACCTGGGAGCATTCGCTTTTGTCCCCTTGATTGGAGAATATGGATGGCCTGTCTGA
- a CDS encoding CBS domain-containing protein, whose amino-acid sequence MTVGRICTREVDLVDAYESVQIAAERMNARNVGTLVVLDEESHPTGMITDRDLALRVVAKGRDPIQTLVSEIMTQFPYNVTEETSIEIALSKMRAGGFRRLPVVDAAGKLIGVVSLDDILELLCSEFTEIGNLIRKESPESLAQS is encoded by the coding sequence ATGACCGTTGGACGAATTTGCACTCGGGAAGTTGATTTAGTAGATGCATACGAATCGGTTCAGATCGCTGCAGAGCGAATGAATGCGCGTAATGTAGGAACGCTTGTCGTTCTAGATGAAGAATCGCATCCCACTGGTATGATAACAGATCGCGATCTGGCTCTCCGTGTTGTGGCTAAAGGACGCGATCCGATCCAAACACTCGTCTCCGAGATCATGACTCAATTTCCATACAATGTAACTGAAGAAACTTCGATTGAAATAGCACTCTCAAAAATGCGGGCGGGTGGATTTCGTCGATTACCTGTTGTAGATGCAGCAGGAAAGCTAATCGGTGTTGTCTCACTAGATGACATTCTGGAACTACTCTGTTCTGAATTTACGGAAATTGGAAATTTGATTCGGAAGGAAAGCCCAGAAAGTTTGGCTCAATCTTAA